The candidate division WOR-3 bacterium genome has a segment encoding these proteins:
- a CDS encoding glycosyltransferase family 4 protein, with product MKRPLKILLVSAAYRPYPSGVSEHVHNLASALTTLGHSVTILTTHFPKFQKLAPVDNIEVPIIRYGKAILLPLNRSYATLPVGAKLSKQIAAFLRSYHFDIVHCHGFFFPEISYWALIHSNSVNVVTSLTAGFKIHRFGSPVFRMIFSKEIKKIHGKIAISNRARMAIEPYLPGEYRIIPSGVNLKLFQPGYKPKIEKKTGEKIILFLGRLDKRKGLEVLIQAMPDIINSVPNTRLIIVGQGQRKEHYVKMVHELGLAKRVAFLGAARADELPSYYCSADVYCSPALGGETLGIVLLEAMACGVPVVASNIPGYDETVSHLNDGILVTPGNSTELAKAIIKVLSDNSLRANLINAGLQKVTNEYDWSIIASKTIDYYYELMKNRS from the coding sequence ATGAAACGCCCGCTAAAGATCTTGCTAGTATCTGCAGCGTATCGCCCATATCCATCAGGGGTAAGCGAACATGTCCATAATCTGGCATCGGCACTTACGACGTTGGGTCATTCGGTAACAATTTTAACCACACATTTTCCGAAATTTCAAAAATTAGCACCTGTCGATAATATTGAAGTTCCGATAATACGTTATGGCAAGGCTATTCTGCTTCCGCTTAATCGCTCCTATGCCACTTTACCGGTTGGAGCAAAATTATCCAAACAAATTGCTGCTTTCCTTCGCAGCTATCATTTCGACATCGTGCATTGCCACGGCTTCTTTTTCCCTGAAATATCTTACTGGGCCTTAATCCACAGTAATTCGGTTAATGTCGTAACTTCTCTAACCGCAGGATTCAAAATCCATAGATTTGGAAGTCCAGTGTTCCGGATGATATTTTCAAAGGAAATAAAAAAGATCCATGGTAAAATCGCAATTTCAAACCGGGCCCGCATGGCCATCGAGCCTTATTTACCCGGTGAATACCGTATTATTCCCTCGGGGGTTAATTTAAAACTATTTCAACCGGGTTATAAGCCCAAGATTGAAAAAAAAACCGGCGAAAAAATTATACTTTTCCTTGGAAGATTAGACAAAAGGAAAGGTTTAGAGGTTCTCATCCAGGCAATGCCAGATATTATCAACTCTGTACCGAATACCCGTTTAATTATAGTAGGTCAAGGCCAAAGGAAGGAACACTACGTTAAAATGGTACATGAGCTCGGCTTAGCGAAAAGAGTTGCTTTTCTTGGCGCCGCGCGCGCGGACGAACTGCCTAGCTATTATTGCAGTGCAGATGTTTATTGTTCCCCCGCACTGGGAGGGGAGACTCTTGGGATTGTTTTGTTGGAAGCCATGGCCTGTGGAGTTCCTGTAGTAGCATCTAATATACCAGGATATGATGAAACCGTATCACATTTGAATGATGGTATTTTAGTCACACCCGGCAACAGCACAGAATTAGCTAAAGCTATTATAAAAGTCCTTTCCGATAACAGTCTGCGCGCAAATTTAATAAATGCAGGATTACAAAAGGTCACAAA